A single region of the Pirellulales bacterium genome encodes:
- a CDS encoding DUF1559 domain-containing protein, whose translation MPVKRLGFTLVELLVVIAIIGILIALLLPAVQAAREAARRSHCANNFKQVGLGLHNYHAAKKCFPTGMDDPRTKPRAPVYWGWSTYILPYIEEQQIFSMFDMRYPQHYFSTENNRVANAMKISTYLCPTDPARDELVDTSSFPWPGHPAKEDSALSDMCGVADSVNANSNGYDLRQFPEVDGMFGTNGRCKIKDVLDGTSKTLMVGEVTGAGAGTHVGHFWVSSNVLDTRDGINGPFTATGGAYPAWNPPTLYSLYSAGFASFHRGGCYFLLADGSVRLLSENISSGDRPAGQPPSLLHALTTRSAGEAASAPE comes from the coding sequence ATGCCTGTTAAACGGCTAGGATTTACGTTGGTTGAGCTGTTAGTCGTGATCGCGATCATCGGCATCTTGATCGCGCTCTTGCTGCCGGCGGTTCAAGCGGCGCGCGAGGCGGCGCGACGATCGCACTGCGCAAACAATTTTAAGCAAGTCGGCCTCGGATTGCACAACTACCACGCTGCGAAGAAGTGCTTTCCCACCGGAATGGACGACCCTCGCACGAAACCACGCGCACCTGTTTACTGGGGCTGGTCGACCTATATATTGCCATATATTGAAGAGCAACAAATCTTCAGTATGTTCGACATGCGCTACCCTCAGCACTACTTCTCCACGGAGAACAATCGCGTCGCCAACGCCATGAAAATATCAACCTATCTATGCCCGACGGACCCCGCGCGTGATGAGCTGGTCGACACATCATCGTTTCCTTGGCCTGGACACCCCGCGAAAGAAGATTCGGCGCTTTCGGATATGTGTGGGGTTGCAGATAGCGTCAATGCGAATTCCAACGGTTACGACTTGCGGCAATTTCCTGAGGTGGATGGAATGTTCGGCACCAACGGTCGCTGTAAAATCAAAGATGTCCTGGATGGCACCAGCAAAACACTGATGGTCGGAGAAGTGACTGGGGCGGGGGCCGGAACGCATGTGGGGCATTTTTGGGTCTCCAGCAATGTTCTCGATACTCGCGATGGAATTAATGGACCGTTTACTGCCACCGGCGGCGCCTATCCCGCCTGGAATCCACCAACCCTTTACAGCCTGTACAGCGCTGGGTTCGCCAGCTTCCATCGCGGAGGTTGCTACTTCTTGTTGGCCGATGGAAGCGTGCGATTGCTGTCGGAAAATATTTCCTCGGGAGATCGGCCGGCGGGCCAGCCGCCGAGTTTGCTGCACGCCTTAACCACGCGTTCCGCTGGAGAAGCTGCCTCTGCTCCGGAATAA